A single genomic interval of Amblyraja radiata isolate CabotCenter1 chromosome 3, sAmbRad1.1.pri, whole genome shotgun sequence harbors:
- the LOC116971227 gene encoding protein NipSnap homolog 3A-like isoform X2 yields MLGLGSKLGQVRVAAARCVFPGLQLHRSVGTSTGPQQEHGTFYEFRTYNIKPGKMADFLNLTEDKIHLRTAISELVGYWFLEFGNMNEVFHIWKYGSYKERTAVRRSLMQEKDWQQNYISKMMPMLNHQISEVTYLVPWAQMHTSSKPGVYELVSYQMVAGGPAVWGKAFQKAVSAHDHVGYCKLIGAFHSEFGQLNRVHALWWHEDCDARAAGRHRAHEDVRVVAAVRDSVNYLVSQNNKLLVPTPFSPLQ; encoded by the exons ATGTTGGGCCTCGGCAGCAAGCTGGGCCAAGTCCGGGTGGCCGCTGCACGCTGTGTCTTCCCCGGACTGCAG CTTCACAGATCTGTAGGAACATCCACAGGACCCCAGCAGGAACATGGCACATTTTACGAATTTCGCACATACAATATAAAGCCAGGCAAGATGGCTGACTTTTTAAACCTTACAGAAGATAAGATTCACCTGCGTACTGCCATATCAGAATTGGTTGGCTACTGGTTTCTGGAGTTTGGGAATATGAATGAAGTCTTTCATATTTGGAAATATG GCAGTTACAAGGAGCGAACTGCAGTGCGAAGATCTTTAATGCAGGAGAAGGATTGGCAACAGAATTATATTTCAAAAATGATGCCGATGCTTAACCATCAGATCAGCGAAGTCACCTACCTGGTGCCTTGGGCACAGATGCATACATCGTCAAAACCAG GTGTATATGAATTAGTAAGTTACCAGATGGTGGCAGGCGGGCCTGCTGTGTGGGGAAAAGCCTTCCAGAAAGCTGTGAGCGCACATGACCATGTTGGATATTGCAAACTAATTGGCGCATTCCACAGTGAATTTGGCCAACTCAACAGAG TCCACGCCCTCTGGTGGCATGAGGACTGCGATGCACGAGCAGCTGGAAGGCACAGAGCGCACGAGGATGTCAGGGTGGTggcagcag TGAGGGATAGTGTTAACTACCTGGTATCCCAGAACAACAAACTCCTTGTTCCTACGCCTTTTTCGCCTCTGCAATGA
- the LOC116971227 gene encoding protein NipSnap homolog 3B-like isoform X4, protein MLGLGSKLGQVRVAAARCVFPGLQDKLLQVTYGGASQQLRLSSNGARPAARSISWESRRWLHRSVGTSTGPQQEHGTFYEFRTYNIKPGKMADFLNLTEDKIHLRTAISELVGYWFLEFGNMNEVFHIWKYGSYKERTAVRRSLMQEKDWQQNYISKMMPMLNHQISEVTYLVPWAQMHTSSKPGVYELSTPSGGMRTAMHEQLEGTERTRMSGWWQQ, encoded by the exons ATGTTGGGCCTCGGCAGCAAGCTGGGCCAAGTCCGGGTGGCCGCTGCACGCTGTGTCTTCCCCGGACTGCAG GATAAGTTACTCCAAGTTACATACGGTGGAGCAAGTCAGCAGCTCCGGTTGTCGAGCAATGGAGCCAGACCAGCTGCACGTAGCATTTCCTGGGAATCCAGGCGCTGG CTTCACAGATCTGTAGGAACATCCACAGGACCCCAGCAGGAACATGGCACATTTTACGAATTTCGCACATACAATATAAAGCCAGGCAAGATGGCTGACTTTTTAAACCTTACAGAAGATAAGATTCACCTGCGTACTGCCATATCAGAATTGGTTGGCTACTGGTTTCTGGAGTTTGGGAATATGAATGAAGTCTTTCATATTTGGAAATATG GCAGTTACAAGGAGCGAACTGCAGTGCGAAGATCTTTAATGCAGGAGAAGGATTGGCAACAGAATTATATTTCAAAAATGATGCCGATGCTTAACCATCAGATCAGCGAAGTCACCTACCTGGTGCCTTGGGCACAGATGCATACATCGTCAAAACCAG GTGTATATGAATTA TCCACGCCCTCTGGTGGCATGAGGACTGCGATGCACGAGCAGCTGGAAGGCACAGAGCGCACGAGGATGTCAGGGTGGTggcagcag TGA
- the LOC116971227 gene encoding protein NipSnap homolog 3A-like isoform X1 yields MLGLGSKLGQVRVAAARCVFPGLQDKLLQVTYGGASQQLRLSSNGARPAARSISWESRRWLHRSVGTSTGPQQEHGTFYEFRTYNIKPGKMADFLNLTEDKIHLRTAISELVGYWFLEFGNMNEVFHIWKYGSYKERTAVRRSLMQEKDWQQNYISKMMPMLNHQISEVTYLVPWAQMHTSSKPGVYELVSYQMVAGGPAVWGKAFQKAVSAHDHVGYCKLIGAFHSEFGQLNRVHALWWHEDCDARAAGRHRAHEDVRVVAAVRDSVNYLVSQNNKLLVPTPFSPLQ; encoded by the exons ATGTTGGGCCTCGGCAGCAAGCTGGGCCAAGTCCGGGTGGCCGCTGCACGCTGTGTCTTCCCCGGACTGCAG GATAAGTTACTCCAAGTTACATACGGTGGAGCAAGTCAGCAGCTCCGGTTGTCGAGCAATGGAGCCAGACCAGCTGCACGTAGCATTTCCTGGGAATCCAGGCGCTGG CTTCACAGATCTGTAGGAACATCCACAGGACCCCAGCAGGAACATGGCACATTTTACGAATTTCGCACATACAATATAAAGCCAGGCAAGATGGCTGACTTTTTAAACCTTACAGAAGATAAGATTCACCTGCGTACTGCCATATCAGAATTGGTTGGCTACTGGTTTCTGGAGTTTGGGAATATGAATGAAGTCTTTCATATTTGGAAATATG GCAGTTACAAGGAGCGAACTGCAGTGCGAAGATCTTTAATGCAGGAGAAGGATTGGCAACAGAATTATATTTCAAAAATGATGCCGATGCTTAACCATCAGATCAGCGAAGTCACCTACCTGGTGCCTTGGGCACAGATGCATACATCGTCAAAACCAG GTGTATATGAATTAGTAAGTTACCAGATGGTGGCAGGCGGGCCTGCTGTGTGGGGAAAAGCCTTCCAGAAAGCTGTGAGCGCACATGACCATGTTGGATATTGCAAACTAATTGGCGCATTCCACAGTGAATTTGGCCAACTCAACAGAG TCCACGCCCTCTGGTGGCATGAGGACTGCGATGCACGAGCAGCTGGAAGGCACAGAGCGCACGAGGATGTCAGGGTGGTggcagcag TGAGGGATAGTGTTAACTACCTGGTATCCCAGAACAACAAACTCCTTGTTCCTACGCCTTTTTCGCCTCTGCAATGA
- the LOC116971227 gene encoding protein NipSnap homolog 3A-like isoform X3 has translation MLGLGSKLGQVRVAAARCVFPGLQDKLLQVTYGGASQQLRLSSNGARPAARSISWESRRWLHRSVGTSTGPQQEHGTFYEFRTYNIKPGKMADFLNLTEDKIHLRTAISELVGYWFLEFGNMNEVFHIWKYGSYKERTAVRRSLMQEKDWQQNYISKMMPMLNHQISEVTYLVPWAQMHTSSKPVHALWWHEDCDARAAGRHRAHEDVRVVAAVRDSVNYLVSQNNKLLVPTPFSPLQ, from the exons ATGTTGGGCCTCGGCAGCAAGCTGGGCCAAGTCCGGGTGGCCGCTGCACGCTGTGTCTTCCCCGGACTGCAG GATAAGTTACTCCAAGTTACATACGGTGGAGCAAGTCAGCAGCTCCGGTTGTCGAGCAATGGAGCCAGACCAGCTGCACGTAGCATTTCCTGGGAATCCAGGCGCTGG CTTCACAGATCTGTAGGAACATCCACAGGACCCCAGCAGGAACATGGCACATTTTACGAATTTCGCACATACAATATAAAGCCAGGCAAGATGGCTGACTTTTTAAACCTTACAGAAGATAAGATTCACCTGCGTACTGCCATATCAGAATTGGTTGGCTACTGGTTTCTGGAGTTTGGGAATATGAATGAAGTCTTTCATATTTGGAAATATG GCAGTTACAAGGAGCGAACTGCAGTGCGAAGATCTTTAATGCAGGAGAAGGATTGGCAACAGAATTATATTTCAAAAATGATGCCGATGCTTAACCATCAGATCAGCGAAGTCACCTACCTGGTGCCTTGGGCACAGATGCATACATCGTCAAAACCAG TCCACGCCCTCTGGTGGCATGAGGACTGCGATGCACGAGCAGCTGGAAGGCACAGAGCGCACGAGGATGTCAGGGTGGTggcagcag TGAGGGATAGTGTTAACTACCTGGTATCCCAGAACAACAAACTCCTTGTTCCTACGCCTTTTTCGCCTCTGCAATGA